The Candidatus Eisenbacteria bacterium nucleotide sequence GCTGGATCGTCGCCCAGTACGACGGCGAGATCCGATGCACCGACGAGCTTCTCGGCCGTCTTTGGGATCGGATGCGCTCTCTCGGCCTCTGGGAGAACACGGTGATCGTGGTCACCGCCGATCACGGCGAGGAGTTCTTCGAACACGGCGACAAGGGACATAAGAAGAACCTTTTCGTCGAGACCCTCCACGTGCCTCTGGTGGTGAAGTGGGCGGACGGGAGGCCGGCGGCGTCCGATGATCGGTTGGCGGGGCTGCTCGATCTCTTCCCCACTCTCGCGCGCCTCGGCGGCGGCGGGCCGGGCGACGAGCCCCAGGGAATCGACCTGAACGAACCGGCCCGCGGTCCGGAAGATCCCCTCTTCCACGAGCTGGTCACCACCTTCTATGGGCGCGGAGCGGCGGGGCGGATGGAGAAGAGGGGCGAGCAGTGGTGGGCGGTGCGGCGGGGCGACTACAAGCTGGTCAGCGCCCCGGACCGGCGGATGAACCTCCTCTTCGACGCGGCGGCCGACCCGCGTGAACTCCACCCGATCGAAACGGAGCGCCCCGAACTGCTGGAACGCTATCTGCGCCTTCTCGCTCCCTGGCAATCGCGCATGCGCGCCGTGGCGGAGCGCCACGGAGAGGCGGAGAGCGTCCGGCTCAGCGAGGAAGAGAGGGAGCGGCTCGAGGCGCTCGGCTACGTGAAATAAAAAAGCCGGCGGAGGAAGTCCCCCGCCGGCTCGGTCAACCCATCGCTTTCGATCAGACGTAGGCCCGGAGCAACTCACCCCGCGACCCGTTCCCCAACTTCTCGAGCGCCTTCTTTTTGATCTGGCGGACCCGCTCCCGGGATAGGTTCATCCGGTTGCCGATCTCCTCCAGGTTGTAGGACCGGTCCGTGCCGATGCCGAAGTAGAGTCGGACCACCAGCCCCTCGCGATCGTTCAGGCTCTTCACCACGTCGCGAATCTCGTGGCGCATGTTCCGATCCTCCAGCTCTTCGTCCTGCGGCACGATCTCCGGATCGGCCAGATAGTCGCTCAGGCTGTTCTCGCCGTCGTAGTCCTCGGGGCCGTCGAGTGAGAGGAATCGATTGTTCAGACCGAGCAGGTTGTGCACCTCCCCCTCGGGAAGACCGGCCACTTCGGTCAACTCCGCCAACGTCGGCTCCTGGTGGAATGTCTTCCAGTAGTCGTTCATGTAACGGGAGAGCTTCTGCAGCAGGATCTCCTTGTTCATGGGAAGGCGGATCTCGTGGGCGTTCTCGATCACCGCCTGCTGCATCCTCTGTCGGATCCACCAGACCGCGTAGGTGGTGAATTTGAAGTTTCGCGTTTCGTCGAACTTCTTCACCGCCTTGATCAGTCCGATGTTGCCCTCGTTCACCAGGTCCGAGAGGGGAAGCCCCCGATTCATGTATTTCTTCGCCACGAACACAACGAACCGGAGATGGCCGAGGACCAGCCTGTGCATCGCCTCCTCGTCCCCCCCGCGGGCGCGGCGGGCGAGATCGCCTTTCTCCTCCTCCGGAACGGTGGGGATTCTCTGTATCTCCTTCAGGTACAAGGTCATCGCCTTGTCTTCCTGCGCCGGATAGCTTCTTGTCGCGTAGTTCGTCTTCATGGTTCACGCTCCGTTCTATTCGGAACCGCCGCTCCCGTGGCGGCCGACTCGGCTGGGGTGTACGACTGTTTCAGTCCTCAATTCCCGGGAAGTTCCCCGGGAGATAGGAACCCGGAACCGGAACCGTTGTGTGGGCCTAGGCCGACCTGCGCACCGCGGATAAGCGAAGTGGCGTCCACTTCATGATCCCGCGGGCAGTCGAGGCAATCCTCTTTCGGCTTGGGCTCATCGCATTCCCTGCAGGTCTCGAGGTAGCGCAACGTGTCGACCAGTTCCCGCTCGACCGCCGTCATCCTCTCGAGGAGGGCGCGCACTTCGCCGAGCTTCTCCCCGTATAAGTCCCGCAAGTGTTCCATCATGTCCCTGCCGGTGCCGAACCCTTCGATACTCTCCAATAGGTCTTTGATTCGCGGGAGGGAAAGTCCCATCGCCTGGAGATCACCGATCCAGC carries:
- a CDS encoding RNA polymerase sigma factor RpoD/SigA produces the protein MKTNYATRSYPAQEDKAMTLYLKEIQRIPTVPEEEKGDLARRARGGDEEAMHRLVLGHLRFVVFVAKKYMNRGLPLSDLVNEGNIGLIKAVKKFDETRNFKFTTYAVWWIRQRMQQAVIENAHEIRLPMNKEILLQKLSRYMNDYWKTFHQEPTLAELTEVAGLPEGEVHNLLGLNNRFLSLDGPEDYDGENSLSDYLADPEIVPQDEELEDRNMRHEIRDVVKSLNDREGLVVRLYFGIGTDRSYNLEEIGNRMNLSRERVRQIKKKALEKLGNGSRGELLRAYV
- a CDS encoding MerR family transcriptional regulator, which gives rise to MDHYWKIGELAKATGKTVRALRLYEQMGLLECAQRTGGNYRLFEQCARERIRWIGDLQAMGLSLPRIKDLLESIEGFGTGRDMMEHLRDLYGEKLGEVRALLERMTAVERELVDTLRYLETCRECDEPKPKEDCLDCPRDHEVDATSLIRGAQVGLGPHNGSGSGFLSPGELPGN